Within bacterium, the genomic segment CGTCGTGCCGAACTCGACCTTCAAGGCGCAGTTCGGGCGCGACCGCCTGAACAACATCCTGCTGAAGACGGCGCGCCCGGAGGACATGGAGGGGGCGCTGCGCGGCTTCCGCGAGGCGCTGTCGCCGAAGTACGGCTTCGACCCCGACGACGACCACGTCTTCGGCGTCTGGGACACGGTCAAGTCGTCGAAGATGATCCGCGACATGGGGGTCGGGATCGAGATCTTCCTCGGGCTGATCGGCGGCCTGACGCTGCTGGTCTCCGGGGTCGGCGTGGCGAACATCATGTACGCGGTGGTCAACGAACGGACGCGCGAGATCGGCGTGAAGATGGCGCTCGGCGCGCGGCGCTCCTGGATCACCGGGCCGCTGGTGCTGGAGTCGCTGACCTTCACCCTCGTCGGCGGCGTGCTCGGGATGCTGGCGACCCTGGCGATCGTCGCGGCGATCGGCGCGATTCCGATGGAAGGGAACGAGGCGCTGGAGTACCTGGGCAAGCCGGTCGTGACGCCGTGGATCGGCGTCTTCGCGGCGGTGGTGCTGGGCCTGATCGGCACGGCGGCGGGCTATTTCCCCGCGCGGCGCGCGGCGGGAGTCAATCCCGCCGAGACGCTGCGCTACGAGTGAGGGCTTCCGATGGGCGCGCGGAACGAAGCGGCGGAGACGGACGGCGCGGTGATCCGGATGGAG encodes:
- a CDS encoding ABC transporter permease; the protein is MATGLNVVLHLFVGASRVQRKRAALTIAAIAWGTLTLMLLLAFGEGLARQLNKARSGLGNNIAVVWPGETSKVWRGLPVGRPIRPIIDDIDLLRQRVPGLQTAVGEVVSWQTTLSWRGKTVNGRVNGVEPEYGEIRNHIPAMGGRFINQHDVDERRRVIFLGNKLATDIFGPRDPVGETLLVNNVAYTVVGVMQRKLQMGSYQGPDEDHAVVPNSTFKAQFGRDRLNNILLKTARPEDMEGALRGFREALSPKYGFDPDDDHVFGVWDTVKSSKMIRDMGVGIEIFLGLIGGLTLLVSGVGVANIMYAVVNERTREIGVKMALGARRSWITGPLVLESLTFTLVGGVLGMLATLAIVAAIGAIPMEGNEALEYLGKPVVTPWIGVFAAVVLGLIGTAAGYFPARRAAGVNPAETLRYE